The Hippocampus zosterae strain Florida chromosome 2, ASM2543408v3, whole genome shotgun sequence genome contains the following window.
TTGTACCCATGTTGTGgcatttttgtttacattttatcaATTCAACATAAGGAAAACtacaattcaaaaaaaaaaaaaaaaaaacagaaactgcTCATTTAACTGGTCAAACGCCAGCCACGATTTCAGAGGGTGTGTCTGCCAAACAGAAATCACGAAAATCACTCGCGCAATGCATTCTAACAAAAAATTAGGCTTTCTGTACTTGGACCAACTAGACACTCTGGCTGTGTTCACACTTGTAGTCCCGAATGCTGGTCCAGACCAAGGTTTAGGGGTGGGAGTGATTATGAAACCTGTTATGCACATTTGTACACAGGCCTTTCCCACACCTTGgaccggggggcggggggggggggggggggggggggtcagtttgCTAGGctgaatacatttattttacatttggctAATTTGACGAGCTGGGagattacacacaaaaaaagcttccAAAACGTATTTCTACATAGCACCGTTGCATGGCAAGTGTGAACGCAGCCTTGAATTCAAAGGGCAACAATTCAACTTGTTGCAGGACTTCAGAGTGGCAGTCTCAAAATGGAATGATGGTGGTCTGTTAAGGCCACTCTGTGTCTTGCAGATTCCAAATGTACAGTGACTGCGGTCGTAGCCTTTTCGCTCAACACCCAACAATCCCAGCAGCTCTTTATGGACGATCAATTTGACTGAAATTCACTGAAGAGTAGCACCTTGAGGACTAAGAACTCTTCATGTATTGGCCACACTCTTGGGGCTAAGCTAGTGGGGGGTTCGACTCCATGTCGATATCCTCCACCTTGTCCTCAGATGTCAGCTTCTCCCCAGTTTTCTGGGTAGTCCCATTTGCGTGCACTCCTTGAGTAAAATCAGTCCTTGGAATCTTTTCTTCCCTCTCCGATGACAGGCAAGGTGAGTGTTTTGAAGTCTTCGTGGGCGTTTGAGCAGGTGAGCTCATTTGGCCGGAGGCGGTGTCACCGCCAGTCTTTCCGCCTGGCTGACCGCCGCTCACGTCTGCAGCGGAGCCGTTGCGTCGCATTGACGAGTCAtcttctctcttctttttcGGCGGCTTCTCTGTGTTCTCATCTCTGTCTGTTATCATGATGATGTCCGTTTCCTGGGCGGGATCATGTGAGACGTTTGTAGCTTTGGACTTGACGTCCGCCCCGGGCTCGGTTTCAACGCTCGCAGTGTCAGGGGTGGGCGACTGATCCATTTCGTCAGTTGAGTCAGTGCTGTTGCCGAAACTGTTGCTATTGGACTCCGAATTGCCATTCCCACCTGTCATTTGCTCTGCATTTGGGTGAGGCAACGTCTCAGACTGTTTGAGTTGGTCTCCATTTGTTTCCGTTTGTTTCTGCGCCTTGCCAGCGTTATTCATGTCCCCCTCTTTAAAGTGAACCCCTTTTTctccatctttatttttagcacTTGAGTGGTGGTCATCCTTAACTTCTCCATTGCCAATAGCTTCAGAGCGTTTCTCTGCCTTCCTGAATTGTTTCTGAATCTTTCTGGGACACCACACAAATTTATCCTTTGGCTCAAAGTGAAGGTAGGCGAAGCGCACCAGCTCTTGGCGCTTTTGTTTATCCAGAACCGCAAACAGAAAATAGTCTAGCACGCTGCGTTTAACACTGCTGAGGCTCTTCTTGACCAGCGTCTCTTCGAGGAAGAAGTGCACCAGCGGAGCCTGATAGTGCTCGAAGCCCAGTTCTCCGAGGCTCTTCAGGATGCGTGTGATGCGCAGGTTGTTGTGCATGTTCCTAATGGAGATGAGACAGTTGAAAGTGAAACGGCCAGCCTGAGAGTTCTTTTGAAGCCGGTTACCGACATGACAGTATTAGAGGGTTTACCGCTCAAGGTTCCCGAAGCGCTCTTTCCAATTCTCTGCTCGTGTCACCTCACCAATCTCTTTGTTAATCAGGCGGATGCCATAGAAGCCCAGCATGAGTTCATAAGACTCCACTAGTCTCCTTTTGGCATCCTCGTTTCTCTTGAAGgcctgggaagaaaaaaaaaacaacttgagtAACACTTAAAGGGGCACAA
Protein-coding sequences here:
- the ogfr gene encoding opioid growth factor receptor — translated: MEDDCVCEYDSTWDTESDGEEPAGDGQTRRSRTLVSRHHPPRNMRAAKDMQNYRRGYPNLADDECSEDKMNNLQFYLNKFPSAPDEVYIESFLKEWKNDYKRLERVHSYIQWLFPLREPGVNYMASELTKKEIEAFKRNEDAKRRLVESYELMLGFYGIRLINKEIGEVTRAENWKERFGNLERNMHNNLRITRILKSLGELGFEHYQAPLVHFFLEETLVKKSLSSVKRSVLDYFLFAVLDKQKRQELVRFAYLHFEPKDKFVWCPRKIQKQFRKAEKRSEAIGNGEVKDDHHSSAKNKDGEKGVHFKEGDMNNAGKAQKQTETNGDQLKQSETLPHPNAEQMTGGNGNSESNSNSFGNSTDSTDEMDQSPTPDTASVETEPGADVKSKATNVSHDPAQETDIIMITDRDENTEKPPKKKREDDSSMRRNGSAADVSGGQPGGKTGGDTASGQMSSPAQTPTKTSKHSPCLSSEREEKIPRTDFTQGVHANGTTQKTGEKLTSEDKVEDIDMESNPPLA